From Thalassoglobus sp. JC818, one genomic window encodes:
- a CDS encoding DUF1559 domain-containing protein has product MYEFPPQTWYMQGWWPTLWHCGVLAVGLGLMSLYARKKRTPDPYDAGKIAVIAALATCLFLVPRGREPWETHRPAPAIFFLMIWGAAAVATIRNWYLLTQKDSDFQVWISLGTVVIAPLFLFTCLIPLPFDAMGREAARRVQCKNQLKRIGLALHTYHDVYSMFPLHQSGSPSHSWRVDLLPYLDEGALYATYDFGEEWNEGSNKLVAETDLLFYQCYSIPRNYQEITYPPTDYFAITGEETAWPDSEASRLSDFSDGSSNTLQVVEACRKKEIPWCEPRDLELTDETLGINLPGPESHSSPGIISSYHGEGANVLFADGAVRSLSERTEPAILEAMLTRSSNDDSGEF; this is encoded by the coding sequence GTGTACGAATTCCCGCCGCAAACGTGGTACATGCAGGGCTGGTGGCCAACGCTCTGGCATTGTGGAGTTCTGGCCGTTGGGTTGGGGCTGATGTCGCTGTACGCGAGAAAGAAGCGAACTCCTGATCCGTATGACGCAGGCAAGATTGCAGTCATCGCGGCACTGGCAACATGTCTCTTTCTGGTACCGCGGGGAAGAGAGCCATGGGAGACTCACCGACCGGCACCTGCCATCTTCTTCTTGATGATTTGGGGAGCAGCTGCAGTCGCAACGATTCGAAATTGGTATTTGCTGACGCAGAAAGATAGTGATTTCCAGGTCTGGATCAGCCTCGGAACTGTTGTGATCGCACCTCTTTTTTTGTTTACGTGTTTAATTCCACTGCCTTTCGACGCCATGGGTCGCGAAGCAGCAAGGCGCGTACAATGCAAGAATCAACTGAAACGAATTGGTCTGGCACTTCACACTTATCATGACGTGTACTCGATGTTTCCGCTTCATCAATCAGGGTCACCTTCGCACAGTTGGCGAGTCGATCTCTTGCCGTATCTGGACGAAGGGGCTCTCTATGCAACATACGACTTTGGCGAAGAATGGAACGAAGGGTCGAACAAGTTAGTCGCGGAAACGGATCTACTTTTCTACCAATGCTATTCCATCCCAAGAAACTATCAGGAAATCACCTATCCGCCGACGGATTATTTCGCAATTACCGGAGAGGAGACTGCATGGCCGGATTCCGAAGCTTCTCGACTGTCAGACTTTTCTGATGGGTCGTCCAACACGTTGCAGGTCGTTGAAGCTTGCAGAAAGAAAGAGATTCCGTGGTGTGAACCGCGCGATCTGGAGCTGACAGACGAGACGCTTGGAATCAATCTGCCCGGACCGGAGTCACACTCGTCACCGGGAATTATCTCCAGCTACCACGGAGAAGGAGCCAACGTTCTATTCGCAGACGGAGCGGTTCGAAGTCTCAGCGAGAGGACTGAACCTGCCATTTTAGAGGCGATGCTGACCCGTTCCAGCAACGATGATTCAGGAGAGTTTTAG
- a CDS encoding DUF1559 domain-containing protein, whose protein sequence is MYEFPPQTWYMQGWWPTLWHCGVLVVGLGLMSLFVRKKHKVCVVDPWLILLIAIGTSYLLTLPTAAPWEPFRGAHPLVFIITWLVGLSCIISNGLGIGKVHGWAGLSWCFFLLSTILILFMLIPVSRAGEAARRAQCKNNLKQIGLALHNYHDANAMFPPHQSGSPLHSWRVNLLPYLDQGPLYETYDFDEEWNEGANKTVAKTKLSFYQCPSVPKAAQGDVYPRTDYFAVTGEETAWPDSRATRLSDFFDVSANTVMIVEACGIEEIPWCEPRDVELTDEALGINLPGPEPHSSPGIISSYHRSRANVLFADGATRFLSENIEPAVLKAMLTRSGNDDPGEF, encoded by the coding sequence ATGTACGAATTCCCGCCGCAGACGTGGTACATGCAGGGCTGGTGGCCAACACTTTGGCATTGTGGAGTGCTGGTCGTCGGGCTGGGGCTGATGTCGCTCTTCGTCAGGAAGAAACACAAAGTATGTGTCGTCGACCCGTGGCTGATTCTGCTCATTGCCATCGGCACGAGTTACCTCTTAACGCTCCCCACTGCAGCACCTTGGGAACCGTTTCGCGGCGCTCATCCTCTGGTCTTCATCATCACCTGGCTCGTGGGATTGAGTTGCATCATTTCCAACGGGTTAGGGATTGGTAAGGTTCATGGCTGGGCTGGATTGTCGTGGTGTTTTTTCTTGCTTTCAACAATTCTGATTCTGTTCATGCTCATCCCGGTCTCACGCGCCGGAGAAGCTGCAAGACGTGCACAGTGCAAGAATAACCTGAAACAAATTGGGCTCGCACTTCACAATTACCATGATGCGAACGCGATGTTTCCGCCTCATCAATCAGGGTCGCCTCTGCACAGTTGGCGAGTCAATCTCTTGCCGTATCTGGATCAGGGGCCTCTCTATGAAACATACGACTTTGACGAAGAGTGGAACGAAGGGGCGAACAAAACAGTGGCGAAAACGAAACTGTCTTTCTACCAATGCCCTTCCGTTCCGAAAGCCGCGCAGGGGGACGTTTATCCGCGGACGGATTATTTCGCAGTCACCGGTGAGGAGACTGCGTGGCCGGATTCCAGAGCAACTCGGCTGTCTGATTTTTTTGATGTGTCAGCAAACACCGTCATGATCGTCGAAGCCTGCGGGATTGAAGAGATTCCATGGTGTGAACCGCGCGATGTCGAGCTTACAGACGAGGCACTTGGAATCAATCTGCCCGGACCGGAGCCACACTCGTCACCGGGAATCATCTCCAGCTATCACCGAAGCCGAGCGAACGTCCTGTTCGCAGATGGAGCAACACGGTTTCTCAGCGAGAACATCGAACCGGCAGTCTTGAAGGCGATGCTGACCCGTTCCGGTAATGATGATCCGGGAGAGTTTTAA
- a CDS encoding alpha/beta hydrolase, which yields MLARRLFFSFSFLMTIAAFSNGVIAAGPEPIRLWPDGAPGAKGEEDLDIPLVRIYQPEEANTGTAVVILPGGGYGGLAMDHEGHQIAKWWNRHGVTGLVVTYRHGARYQHPAPLQDAQRAIRYARAHADELKIDPNRVGVMGFSAGGHLASTVSTHFDAGDSNSDDPVAKQGSRPDFAVLCYPVISMKDAPAHRGSRRNLLGENPDPELIDSLSNHLQVTAETPPTFVFHTAEDPVVPVQNALLYYSALMENGVAAELHIYQKGRHGVGLAPNDPVLSSWPQRLLDWMRVNNFLTADKRVSVSGAVEVDGQPLRWGMIAFQSIDREASPSSATLVSGGKFEIPEVDGPVPGSYSVSVVDMGTFARQPSIEDAATVSSGAKQDEVNVVIPEDETASFEFHFDQP from the coding sequence ATGCTCGCTCGACGACTGTTCTTCTCTTTCTCTTTTCTGATGACGATCGCAGCTTTTAGCAATGGCGTGATTGCGGCTGGTCCCGAACCGATTCGGCTGTGGCCCGACGGAGCGCCGGGAGCAAAAGGAGAGGAAGATCTCGATATCCCGCTGGTGCGAATCTATCAGCCCGAAGAAGCGAACACAGGGACGGCGGTGGTGATTCTGCCAGGTGGAGGCTACGGCGGGCTGGCGATGGACCACGAAGGTCATCAAATCGCAAAGTGGTGGAATCGACACGGTGTCACCGGGCTGGTGGTGACCTATCGACACGGAGCTCGTTATCAGCATCCCGCCCCGCTTCAGGATGCCCAGCGAGCGATTCGATACGCTCGTGCTCACGCCGACGAACTGAAGATTGATCCCAATCGCGTAGGTGTCATGGGGTTCTCAGCCGGAGGTCATCTCGCTTCAACAGTCTCAACACACTTTGACGCGGGAGATTCGAACAGCGACGATCCCGTGGCGAAACAGGGTTCACGGCCTGATTTTGCAGTGCTCTGTTACCCGGTCATTTCTATGAAAGATGCCCCTGCCCATCGAGGATCGCGCAGGAATCTGCTTGGAGAGAATCCTGACCCGGAATTGATTGACAGTCTTTCCAATCATCTTCAAGTCACAGCCGAGACGCCGCCGACGTTCGTGTTTCATACTGCTGAAGACCCTGTCGTCCCGGTTCAGAATGCCCTGCTCTACTACTCGGCTTTGATGGAAAACGGAGTAGCTGCTGAGCTGCACATCTATCAGAAAGGACGGCACGGAGTCGGGCTGGCACCCAACGATCCTGTTCTCTCGTCATGGCCACAGCGTCTGCTGGATTGGATGAGAGTCAATAACTTTCTGACAGCTGACAAGAGGGTCTCTGTGAGTGGAGCTGTTGAAGTGGATGGCCAACCGTTGCGATGGGGCATGATCGCCTTTCAATCAATTGATCGAGAAGCATCACCATCGTCAGCCACGCTGGTGAGCGGCGGAAAGTTCGAGATCCCCGAAGTCGATGGCCCGGTCCCCGGAAGCTACAGCGTGTCCGTTGTCGACATGGGAACCTTCGCACGTCAACCAAGCATTGAAGACGCTGCGACTGTCTCGTCAGGAGCGAAGCAAGACGAAGTCAATGTTGTCATCCCCGAAGATGAGACTGCTTCCTTCGAGTTTCACTTTGACCAGCCATAG
- a CDS encoding GGDEF domain-containing protein has translation MLERQAQLILKPGIQESGRRFRHTQIVADVLAQIDLDSHRFLLIEDDRGELLGIVEVEELLQRVASPNFIERRRWCDMALGSAIGARLDCYQKNQSEDWKKLGAESEVKIDGYTVSTAKDDMAALLIEDELYLRWSSIKRILDDALVDPVTRLPNRLVFERRIEEEWQRLTRNSTSLCVVLIDLDFFKQINDEFGHSVGDQVLLEVGNVIRSQLRSYDLLVRYGGDEFAAVLSGCTASQLNIPIRRIQEGVRKIAIQSLPELPTLSLSIGAAMIRSQLDSPTTEDLVNQADNCLYAAKQNGRDCAYVLDMTRNGAVPTEVFGSNVMGLDDSQPLL, from the coding sequence ATGTTGGAACGTCAAGCACAACTGATTCTAAAGCCAGGGATCCAGGAAAGCGGACGGAGGTTTCGGCACACTCAAATCGTGGCTGATGTCCTTGCACAGATCGATCTGGACAGCCACCGGTTCCTGCTGATTGAAGACGATCGAGGAGAGTTGCTGGGAATTGTTGAAGTCGAAGAATTGCTTCAACGAGTTGCTTCACCGAACTTCATCGAACGTCGTCGCTGGTGTGATATGGCTCTCGGTTCTGCAATCGGAGCGAGGTTGGACTGCTATCAGAAAAATCAGTCAGAAGACTGGAAGAAGCTGGGAGCCGAAAGTGAAGTGAAGATTGACGGCTACACTGTTTCGACAGCCAAAGATGACATGGCAGCACTGCTGATTGAAGATGAACTCTACTTGCGATGGAGTTCAATCAAGCGGATTTTGGACGATGCGTTGGTCGATCCCGTTACGCGATTGCCGAATCGACTGGTGTTCGAACGACGAATCGAAGAAGAGTGGCAGCGACTGACGCGCAATTCGACTTCACTCTGTGTGGTCCTGATCGATCTCGACTTCTTCAAGCAGATCAATGACGAGTTCGGTCATTCCGTTGGCGATCAGGTGCTGCTCGAAGTCGGCAATGTGATTCGTAGTCAACTGCGGTCGTACGATCTTCTCGTCCGTTACGGAGGAGACGAGTTCGCCGCCGTTCTTTCCGGATGTACAGCCTCACAACTGAATATTCCGATTCGGAGAATTCAGGAAGGTGTTCGAAAGATCGCCATTCAGTCTCTCCCGGAACTCCCGACTTTGTCGTTGTCCATCGGCGCAGCGATGATTCGGTCACAACTTGATTCACCGACGACCGAAGATCTCGTCAATCAAGCAGACAATTGTCTCTACGCAGCCAAGCAGAATGGTCGAGACTGTGCCTACGTGCTCGATATGACTCGCAACGGGGCTGTTCCGACAGAAGTGTTCGGGTCGAACGTCATGGGCTTGGACGACTCGCAGCCACTCCTCTAA
- a CDS encoding AAA family ATPase, whose protein sequence is MSEYVEIDGIRLHLGHPDKSSGEWIGQTEILKQILACWLVVDKADLPLTPRLVGTPGIGKTTLAIAGAHARKQELYIYQCTADTRPEDLLVTPVLAENGKIQYQASPLVTAMIRGGVCVLDEGNRMNEKSWASLAPLLDHRRYVESVVAGITIPAHKDFRCAVTMNDDDSTFEIPDYILSRLQPTLALGYPSREDELAILKYHLPFSDEEMLNLTAEFLQQSHELKLDFSTRDGINVLRFALKRLAAEPDHPLAKDAVWRDSLEKCLGEDATDLQSLADKKRQSLGGNVLPMGLGDFFFDPDHPLHPDNDFDDDDDDE, encoded by the coding sequence ATGTCGGAATATGTAGAAATTGACGGAATTCGGCTCCATTTGGGGCATCCTGACAAGTCGTCAGGGGAGTGGATTGGGCAAACTGAGATACTGAAGCAAATTCTGGCATGCTGGTTGGTCGTCGATAAAGCAGATTTGCCGCTGACCCCTCGACTCGTCGGAACACCGGGAATCGGGAAGACGACGCTGGCCATCGCTGGTGCGCACGCACGAAAGCAGGAATTGTACATTTACCAATGTACGGCAGATACGCGTCCTGAGGACCTGCTCGTCACTCCTGTGCTCGCTGAAAACGGCAAGATTCAGTATCAGGCATCGCCGCTGGTAACAGCCATGATTCGGGGCGGAGTCTGTGTGCTCGACGAAGGAAATCGGATGAATGAGAAGTCCTGGGCTTCTCTCGCTCCGCTTCTCGATCATCGTCGGTATGTCGAGTCCGTCGTGGCTGGGATCACAATTCCGGCGCACAAAGATTTTCGATGCGCCGTCACGATGAACGACGACGATTCAACGTTTGAGATTCCCGACTACATTCTCAGTCGCCTGCAGCCCACACTGGCTCTGGGATACCCTTCTCGCGAAGACGAGTTGGCGATTCTCAAGTATCACCTTCCGTTCTCGGACGAAGAGATGCTGAATCTGACAGCTGAGTTCCTGCAGCAGTCTCACGAACTCAAGCTCGATTTCTCAACACGCGACGGAATCAACGTTCTGCGGTTCGCTCTCAAGCGGCTTGCTGCCGAACCTGATCATCCTCTCGCCAAAGATGCGGTTTGGCGAGACTCGCTCGAAAAGTGTCTCGGGGAAGATGCGACCGACCTGCAATCTTTGGCAGATAAGAAACGGCAGTCACTCGGGGGAAATGTTCTGCCGATGGGGTTGGGCGACTTCTTCTTCGATCCGGATCATCCTCTCCATCCGGATAATGATTTCGATGACGACGACGATGACGAGTGA
- a CDS encoding serine/threonine-protein kinase — protein MTVAQHPFLNQLLKSRILSPARIQQFADSMEIDSETSSVDVAMGAVKSKLISRYQAEEILNGRGRHLTVDNYSLVDILGYGGMGTVYIARHQQTGQFVAVKLLGELTKHDIGIRTRFQLEARAGMKLDHPKLVKTFQLGTLEALYGETEYMVMELVQGVTLLEGISFSSGPLKHDAACDVICQAAEGLQYLHDQGMVHRDVKPDNILIEVDGNAKLLDFGLTLADEAAFDEEFSLAMIFGHDCLGTADFIPPEQSLDSLKVDPRADVYSLGCTLYTALTAKRPFPGLSRVDTVKAHRNQPRPRIEKYNQKIPKELSDLVQRMMAIDPDGRPATMTEVIALLEPYRKRRNWSFEFNQVLQQRRELRRKYISESRARSGQSHRTTEVNSRQETETPGKKKVTGDHPLEDFES, from the coding sequence ATGACGGTCGCACAACACCCATTTCTGAATCAACTTCTCAAGAGTCGGATTCTCTCTCCAGCTCGAATCCAGCAGTTCGCAGATTCTATGGAAATCGATTCGGAGACAAGCTCCGTCGATGTCGCGATGGGAGCTGTGAAATCGAAGCTGATTTCGAGATACCAGGCGGAAGAGATTCTCAATGGACGAGGTCGACACTTGACTGTCGATAATTACTCTCTCGTCGACATACTCGGCTACGGCGGGATGGGTACCGTCTACATCGCCAGACACCAGCAGACGGGCCAGTTCGTGGCTGTCAAACTGCTCGGTGAGTTGACCAAGCACGACATTGGAATTCGAACACGATTCCAGCTCGAAGCACGAGCTGGCATGAAGCTTGACCACCCGAAACTGGTCAAGACGTTTCAGCTTGGAACACTCGAAGCTCTCTACGGAGAGACAGAGTATATGGTCATGGAACTGGTTCAGGGAGTGACCCTTCTGGAAGGGATCAGTTTCAGCTCTGGACCACTCAAACACGATGCCGCCTGCGATGTGATTTGTCAGGCTGCCGAAGGTCTTCAGTACCTGCACGATCAGGGAATGGTGCACCGAGACGTCAAGCCGGACAACATCCTGATTGAAGTCGACGGAAACGCGAAGCTGTTGGACTTCGGTTTGACACTCGCCGACGAAGCAGCCTTCGACGAAGAATTCTCGCTCGCGATGATCTTTGGTCACGACTGCCTCGGCACAGCGGACTTTATCCCACCTGAACAGTCGTTGGATTCGCTGAAAGTCGATCCACGGGCCGACGTCTATTCACTGGGATGCACCTTATACACAGCACTGACTGCCAAGCGTCCATTCCCCGGACTCAGCCGTGTTGACACGGTCAAAGCTCACCGGAATCAACCGCGACCGCGAATCGAAAAATACAATCAAAAGATTCCGAAAGAATTGTCCGATCTCGTTCAACGCATGATGGCGATCGATCCTGATGGCCGACCCGCGACGATGACCGAAGTCATTGCCTTGTTGGAACCGTATCGTAAGCGACGTAACTGGAGCTTCGAGTTCAATCAGGTTCTGCAGCAACGCCGCGAACTCCGTCGGAAGTACATCTCCGAATCGCGAGCACGATCAGGTCAAAGCCACCGCACGACGGAGGTCAACTCTCGTCAGGAAACAGAAACTCCCGGCAAGAAGAAGGTGACGGGAGATCATCCACTCGAAGATTTCGAGTCGTAA
- a CDS encoding bifunctional nuclease family protein — MLIQMELARIIISELTDQQMVYLREVDSENSEHRYFPIVIGIFEATSIDRSVQGHVPQRPLTHDLLKSVIEEMGGELEDIVITNLVEHTYYAVLRIRHQGEIVEIDSRPSDAIALAAHYDPPKPIFVDEAVLDAALG; from the coding sequence GTGCTCATTCAAATGGAACTCGCAAGAATTATCATCAGTGAGCTGACAGATCAGCAAATGGTGTATTTGCGAGAGGTAGATTCCGAAAACAGTGAGCATCGGTATTTTCCGATTGTCATTGGGATTTTCGAGGCGACCAGCATCGATCGCAGCGTCCAGGGGCACGTTCCGCAGCGGCCGTTGACTCACGATCTGTTGAAGAGCGTCATCGAAGAGATGGGCGGAGAGCTGGAAGACATCGTCATCACGAATCTTGTCGAGCACACGTACTACGCTGTGCTGAGAATTCGGCATCAGGGAGAAATCGTCGAGATTGACAGTCGTCCCAGCGATGCAATCGCCTTAGCTGCACACTATGACCCGCCGAAGCCAATATTTGTCGACGAAGCGGTCCTGGATGCCGCTCTGGGTTAG
- a CDS encoding peptidase yields the protein MTSVSRRDFLIAAGAASLFCGHPPAVIGVEDKSGLKTPTVGDGEFVFECEHDWGEVPNHITWRNTHGVALDRSGFVYIVHQGDAKRPCDTVVVFDSEGRYVRSFGQEFAGGGHGISIREEGGEEFLYLCDILHRQVVKCDLFGEWIWKKRYPRESNLYQSLDSFCPTNVAFGTDEQWYLGDGYGSDYVHRFDAQGQWMSAVGGHGSQPGQFQIPHGLVFVPNRGEDGQLIVADRGNARLQYFSPDGTLVKTLQGDSNQLAQSEDSQERTSSERELEDRSDGSIVTLCPGLSSPSNMNVWEDLMVVADLHCRLIVLDSMDQVVAQLGGEPEWTQLVLGQQGIRESRDSWEPGKFVHPHDVAFDVDGNCYVVEWVEPGRVSKLVWA from the coding sequence ATGACTTCTGTGAGTCGCAGAGATTTTCTGATCGCAGCTGGGGCAGCTTCTCTGTTCTGTGGGCATCCGCCTGCGGTAATAGGAGTTGAAGACAAGTCTGGTTTGAAAACACCAACGGTGGGCGACGGAGAATTTGTCTTCGAATGCGAACATGACTGGGGGGAAGTTCCGAATCACATTACGTGGCGGAATACTCACGGAGTCGCTCTCGATCGTTCCGGGTTTGTCTATATCGTTCATCAGGGAGATGCGAAGCGTCCCTGCGATACGGTCGTTGTGTTCGATTCTGAAGGACGATATGTCCGTTCCTTTGGCCAGGAGTTTGCCGGAGGAGGGCATGGCATTTCGATTCGCGAAGAAGGAGGAGAGGAGTTTCTCTACTTGTGTGATATCCTTCATCGTCAGGTCGTGAAGTGCGATTTGTTCGGGGAGTGGATCTGGAAGAAGCGTTACCCTCGCGAGTCAAATCTCTATCAAAGCTTAGACTCTTTCTGTCCAACGAATGTTGCGTTCGGCACAGATGAACAGTGGTATCTCGGAGACGGATACGGCTCGGACTATGTCCATCGATTCGATGCTCAGGGACAGTGGATGTCAGCGGTCGGCGGGCACGGATCGCAGCCGGGGCAGTTTCAGATTCCGCATGGGCTGGTCTTTGTTCCGAATCGAGGAGAGGACGGGCAGTTGATCGTGGCTGACCGCGGAAACGCTCGACTTCAGTACTTCAGTCCTGACGGAACTCTCGTGAAGACTCTTCAAGGTGATTCCAATCAACTCGCACAGAGCGAGGACTCGCAAGAACGGACGAGCTCTGAGCGGGAGCTTGAAGATAGATCTGATGGATCGATCGTCACTTTGTGCCCTGGTTTGAGTTCTCCCTCGAACATGAACGTCTGGGAAGATCTTATGGTCGTGGCTGACCTGCATTGCCGGTTGATTGTTCTCGACTCTATGGACCAAGTCGTCGCACAGCTTGGAGGAGAACCAGAATGGACACAACTCGTCTTGGGACAACAAGGTATTCGCGAAAGTCGTGACTCGTGGGAGCCCGGAAAGTTTGTCCATCCACACGATGTTGCATTCGATGTGGATGGAAACTGCTATGTCGTGGAATGGGTTGAACCGGGGCGCGTTTCGAAGTTGGTCTGGGCCTGA
- the murA gene encoding UDP-N-acetylglucosamine 1-carboxyvinyltransferase, translating to MDVLRIRGGVPLSGVVSASGSKNAALPMMASCLLAEGPTILERVPNLVDVQTLGQLLTDLGCAVRTSQDGTLSIEVVEESSSEAEYELVRKMRASVCVLGPLLAKRGFARVSLPGGCQIGHRPIDLHLQGLSALGADIEIRNGSVVASAQKLRGARVTMSGPFGSSVTGTCNVMSAATLAHGKTSIEGAAQEPEVVALAEFLNAMGAKIEGAGTETIEIEGVEGLRGTEFTIIPDRIEAATLLIAGAITRGSLAVDDLCVSHLEAVLEVLSDIGVAVEATSSSSVRVDATGNSFRPLRVSAVPYPGVPTDVQAQLMAFLSTIRGQSSIRDQVFPDRFIHCAELNRMGASIQQFGNRAVIRGVDRLQGTHVMASDLRASAALVLAGLVAQGETVVRRIYHLDRGYEVLESKLRCVGADIERMDAADCMKPVQTEMRHSA from the coding sequence ATGGATGTTCTCAGAATTCGCGGCGGAGTTCCCTTGTCTGGAGTGGTCTCCGCAAGTGGTTCCAAGAATGCGGCACTGCCAATGATGGCAAGCTGTCTGCTGGCCGAAGGCCCCACAATTCTCGAGCGTGTTCCAAACCTCGTGGATGTTCAGACACTCGGGCAGCTTCTCACCGATCTGGGCTGTGCTGTCCGGACTTCGCAAGACGGCACGCTGTCGATTGAAGTGGTCGAGGAGTCGTCATCCGAAGCGGAGTACGAACTGGTTCGGAAGATGCGAGCGAGTGTTTGCGTTCTCGGACCTCTGCTTGCCAAGCGTGGGTTCGCTCGCGTCTCACTTCCCGGCGGATGTCAGATTGGACACCGACCGATCGATCTTCACCTTCAGGGACTGTCAGCTCTTGGCGCTGATATTGAGATTCGCAATGGAAGTGTCGTAGCTTCAGCGCAAAAGCTCCGAGGGGCGCGTGTCACAATGAGTGGCCCGTTCGGGAGTTCCGTGACTGGAACTTGCAACGTAATGAGTGCAGCCACTCTTGCTCATGGAAAAACATCTATCGAAGGCGCTGCCCAGGAACCGGAAGTCGTTGCGCTGGCTGAGTTCCTGAACGCGATGGGAGCGAAGATTGAAGGGGCTGGCACAGAGACGATTGAGATTGAAGGTGTGGAAGGTCTACGTGGGACGGAGTTCACCATCATCCCGGATCGAATCGAAGCAGCCACTCTACTGATTGCCGGGGCGATCACGCGGGGGAGTTTGGCTGTCGATGACCTGTGTGTTTCTCATCTGGAAGCAGTCCTCGAAGTGCTGAGTGATATCGGAGTCGCTGTTGAAGCGACAAGCAGCAGTTCCGTTCGAGTGGATGCGACAGGTAACTCATTTCGACCGCTGCGAGTGTCTGCCGTTCCATATCCTGGAGTGCCGACCGATGTTCAAGCGCAGCTGATGGCCTTCCTGTCTACGATTCGCGGTCAGAGTTCGATTCGCGATCAGGTGTTTCCCGATCGTTTCATTCATTGCGCGGAATTGAACCGCATGGGTGCCAGCATTCAACAATTCGGAAACCGGGCTGTGATTCGCGGAGTGGATCGGTTGCAGGGCACACACGTGATGGCGAGCGATCTTCGCGCGAGTGCGGCACTGGTTCTCGCGGGATTGGTTGCTCAGGGTGAAACAGTCGTCCGACGAATTTATCATCTCGATCGCGGATATGAGGTGCTTGAAAGTAAGCTGCGTTGTGTCGGAGCTGACATCGAGCGAATGGATGCTGCGGACTGCATGAAACCCGTCCAGACAGAGATGCGGCACTCTGCCTGA
- the prmC gene encoding peptide chain release factor N(5)-glutamine methyltransferase has translation MAETETTAGSDGNAWTVRRILEWTIPYLRERGSTHPRLDAEILLAHAKNCPRIQLYTQYDEPLTEAERTLMRSLVKRRASAEPVAYLVNHREFFSLDFEVDRHVFIPRPDTETLVVASLETLKPLPTANVLELCTGSACISVAIAKNHPGSKVTTVELNADTAKVAARNIAKHQLEDRVELLQGDLFVPIPDDARFDLIVSNPPYIPSAEIETLDPDVRDHEPRMALDGGADGLDLIRRIIDRAPDFLGPKGWLMMELDSSQADETCELLRQRGFYQVEAVADLSQNLRIVVGCRSDSTGA, from the coding sequence GTGGCGGAGACTGAAACGACGGCTGGTTCGGATGGAAATGCCTGGACCGTCAGACGTATCCTCGAATGGACCATCCCGTACCTCCGCGAACGGGGAAGCACTCATCCGCGACTGGATGCGGAAATCCTGCTTGCTCATGCGAAAAACTGTCCCCGCATTCAGCTTTATACTCAATACGATGAACCGCTGACTGAGGCGGAGCGAACGCTCATGCGGTCACTGGTGAAACGTCGCGCATCGGCGGAACCGGTTGCTTATCTCGTCAATCATCGAGAGTTTTTCAGCCTCGATTTCGAGGTCGATCGTCATGTTTTCATCCCGCGACCGGACACAGAAACACTAGTTGTCGCGTCTCTTGAGACTCTCAAACCGCTGCCGACGGCCAATGTGCTTGAACTATGCACAGGCAGCGCGTGTATTTCCGTCGCGATTGCCAAGAATCATCCTGGGTCGAAAGTGACGACCGTTGAGTTGAATGCGGACACGGCGAAGGTAGCAGCCCGAAACATTGCAAAGCATCAACTTGAAGACCGAGTCGAACTTCTTCAGGGAGATCTCTTCGTGCCGATCCCGGATGATGCACGGTTTGACTTGATCGTCAGTAATCCCCCGTACATCCCGTCAGCGGAAATCGAGACGCTCGATCCCGACGTGCGCGATCATGAGCCGCGAATGGCTCTCGATGGGGGAGCGGATGGGCTCGATTTGATCCGTCGGATCATTGATCGGGCTCCCGATTTCCTAGGGCCAAAAGGCTGGCTGATGATGGAACTCGATTCGAGCCAGGCGGATGAAACATGCGAGTTGCTCCGGCAGAGAGGTTTCTATCAGGTTGAAGCCGTGGCTGATCTGTCACAGAATCTGCGAATCGTGGTAGGATGCCGATCCGATTCGACAGGAGCGTAA